The following proteins come from a genomic window of Gottfriedia acidiceleris:
- a CDS encoding group-specific protein, translating into MSLNKIKLLDAELYKQYEKKYYDHPERPKLLEKEIPKLDCLWNDVIHFLPIHPHLVYDTLRTVGVKVKADLMFYKIPTKNLVNNMNVIYLYRKEKYLGPSSKINSEDVHFIDIEEYEEITELSIDTRNYYEGENKKGNKFGMFPFIPHILSLGEVSVLEAEVINWRLNN; encoded by the coding sequence TTGTCCTTAAATAAAATAAAGCTTTTGGATGCAGAATTATATAAACAGTATGAAAAAAAATATTATGACCACCCTGAACGACCAAAACTTTTGGAAAAAGAAATTCCAAAATTGGATTGCTTGTGGAATGATGTCATTCATTTTTTACCCATACATCCACATCTTGTTTATGATACTCTAAGAACTGTTGGTGTTAAAGTAAAAGCAGATTTAATGTTTTATAAGATCCCGACTAAAAACTTAGTAAATAATATGAATGTGATTTATTTATACCGTAAAGAAAAATATTTAGGACCTTCTTCGAAAATAAATAGCGAAGATGTTCATTTTATTGATATTGAGGAATATGAAGAAATTACTGAGCTTTCAATAGATACCCGAAATTACTATGAAGGAGAAAATAAGAAAGGCAATAAGTTTGGAATGTTTCCATTTATTCCTCACATTTTAAGCTTAGGAGAAGTAAGTGTTTTAGAAGCAGAGGTAATAAATTGGAGACTAAACAACTAG
- a CDS encoding alpha/beta fold hydrolase has translation MIDVRKDEAKQKVDIGGIELHYEFFGVKNANVTMVFDSGYGWDLNNWKTIRNEVSKFAKMFIYDRAGIGESGKDDRPRHSKQNVENLRTLLQKVGVKPPYVLVGHSFGGANVRLFASEHPEEIAGVILLDSVHEDQNKYMAPLFSDKVKEEYYGQFRFEASLNEFEESLEQIRETKSLGNIPLLVVTGGTQPYHTPESWIYWTKFQKELVKLSSNSKHIIVNDAGHAIHIDRPDAVIKALKEMNEIVR, from the coding sequence ATGATCGATGTTAGGAAAGATGAAGCAAAGCAAAAAGTTGATATTGGTGGAATCGAGTTACATTATGAGTTTTTTGGAGTAAAAAATGCAAATGTAACAATGGTATTTGACTCTGGATATGGATGGGACCTAAATAATTGGAAAACGATTAGGAATGAAGTATCAAAGTTTGCGAAGATGTTTATATATGATAGAGCAGGAATTGGTGAAAGTGGAAAAGATGATAGACCCCGACATAGTAAGCAAAATGTTGAAAACCTTCGTACTTTACTTCAAAAAGTAGGAGTGAAACCACCATATGTATTAGTTGGACACTCTTTTGGTGGAGCAAATGTTAGGTTATTTGCAAGTGAACATCCTGAAGAAATTGCTGGGGTAATTCTTTTGGACTCAGTTCATGAGGATCAGAATAAATATATGGCACCTTTATTTTCAGATAAAGTTAAAGAAGAATATTATGGTCAATTTAGATTTGAAGCTTCATTAAATGAATTTGAAGAAAGTCTTGAACAAATTCGTGAGACTAAGTCACTCGGAAATATTCCACTTTTGGTCGTTACTGGTGGTACACAACCTTATCATACACCTGAGTCTTGGATTTACTGGACTAAATTTCAAAAAGAACTTGTTAAATTGTCCTCAAATAGTAAACATATCATAGTCAATGATGCTGGTCATGCTATACATATCGATCGTCCAGATGCAGTTATAAAAGCATTAAAAGAAATGAATGAAATCGTAAGATAA
- a CDS encoding recombinase family protein — MQSVKKTVAYFRNSTDLQENSIQMQKSMALHYSSKKRIIIDEEFEDVDTSARKRSLKDRPGISKIMKQIGHGLIEGIVVYKRDRLARNIQEHLELYQLFKNHGITVHFTSQNEVPMMYTPVGEYLETILGAMAEHEGKQIALRILETRIANYTKGIKVGNPPFGYKVIKVENELPSIVIDEEDIKIVKAIFEAVLSEKYESISAIYNYLNTEGKGLTRFTKAGEVRKWDTNQLQDIVGNMMYAGTRIMNFNNEPFPKKYDDLAIITEEQWNDANRIFERLLENNGKRVKFRCPFLKFLYCKECKTKVILSKQMVKGKNYRIVICENEGCLTKAYLDDIEQNIKVQSVYFFENLLSKHFSELYNRQQKANINRLKLLIEKNNRNVKQLEKEAIQKTEKFAKNRKQIHKDELIICYRRLKEIKKEIAYYYEKLEEIKEFMDKMKESHELFKSDILNKLANDELEVFYSDIIDKINISRYEIDFHFKHPFFTAREMYDHETKTANLS, encoded by the coding sequence ATGCAATCAGTGAAAAAAACTGTAGCCTATTTTCGTAATTCCACAGATTTACAAGAGAATTCAATTCAGATGCAAAAATCTATGGCTTTACATTATTCGAGTAAGAAAAGGATTATCATTGATGAAGAATTTGAAGACGTGGATACGTCTGCTAGAAAACGGAGTTTAAAAGATCGACCTGGTATTAGTAAAATAATGAAACAAATAGGACATGGATTAATTGAAGGAATTGTGGTATATAAACGGGATCGCCTAGCAAGAAATATACAAGAACATTTAGAATTGTATCAGCTTTTTAAAAACCATGGTATCACGGTTCACTTTACTTCACAAAATGAAGTACCTATGATGTATACACCTGTTGGGGAATATTTAGAAACAATTCTTGGTGCCATGGCTGAGCACGAAGGTAAGCAAATTGCTCTTCGCATTTTAGAAACCAGGATTGCAAATTATACAAAAGGAATTAAAGTAGGAAATCCTCCATTTGGGTATAAAGTAATTAAAGTTGAAAATGAATTGCCTTCCATTGTAATAGATGAAGAGGATATTAAAATTGTCAAAGCTATATTTGAGGCAGTCTTAAGTGAAAAGTATGAAAGCATTTCGGCTATTTACAATTATTTAAATACTGAAGGGAAAGGATTAACGAGATTTACAAAAGCAGGTGAAGTTCGTAAATGGGATACAAATCAATTACAAGACATAGTGGGAAACATGATGTATGCGGGTACTAGAATCATGAATTTTAATAACGAACCCTTTCCCAAAAAGTACGATGATTTAGCAATTATCACTGAAGAGCAATGGAATGATGCAAATAGAATTTTTGAAAGACTTCTAGAGAATAATGGCAAAAGAGTTAAATTCCGTTGTCCATTTTTAAAATTCCTTTATTGTAAGGAGTGTAAAACAAAGGTAATTCTAAGCAAACAAATGGTCAAAGGGAAAAATTATCGGATTGTAATATGTGAAAACGAGGGATGCTTAACAAAAGCTTATTTAGACGATATTGAACAGAATATTAAAGTACAATCAGTATATTTCTTTGAAAATCTTCTTTCTAAACATTTTAGTGAACTATATAATCGACAGCAAAAAGCAAATATAAATAGATTAAAGTTACTCATTGAGAAAAATAATCGTAACGTAAAACAATTAGAAAAAGAAGCAATTCAAAAGACAGAGAAATTTGCAAAAAATAGAAAACAAATACATAAGGATGAACTAATTATTTGTTATCGTAGGTTAAAAGAGATTAAGAAAGAAATAGCTTATTATTATGAGAAGTTAGAAGAAATTAAGGAGTTTATGGATAAAATGAAGGAGTCGCATGAGCTTTTTAAAAGTGATATTTTAAATAAATTAGCCAATGATGAGTTGGAAGTATTTTATTCTGATATTATTGATAAAATCAATATTAGTCGTTACGAGATAGATTTTCATTTTAAACATCCATTTTTTACAGCAAGGGAGATGTATGATCATGAAACAAAAACAGCTAACTTATCATGA
- a CDS encoding recombinase family protein yields the protein MKQKQLTYHEVLQPYRKAAFYARYSTDKQDFIMQKNAVKNFLAEYGCVFLDDHQYIDEGISAIKIPLEKRTRLQKMKNAAKNGEFDFIVIYKDDRIARDTLEHQQFRKEMNEINMPVVSASDRELYTSLDVIPRAVKDGMTRMEYVNIRERTSDTLRSKKERGEWTGGKAPFGYKYDINTKSFSLIEEEKQIVIKIFEWFKLGYGFNEIVVKIKNEWNDGIKKWSKDKVKMILTNPFYAGYITANRLENNKLTDRNQWKFARNSTIIPIISFEEWEYVMQIYEKKKSKGHNPKRFNTPFYLKDILRCQYCHSILKTKNQKKTVYTTVGDKKDYGNVFYFCDSEKCLFSLEADKIHKFFEEEILPSLLASSKDKAESKAKQELSIDRKNLVDTIVHLKEHAREHSVLISEMEIFQKEMFYKDMDDNEENALFLESLTHYQLFKQKEKDQILNQITNLEKKLMQLEKAIKYTEKALLVTPLLDVGDQVQIRRLILELDPVLYVDLDGKLHLEVNQLNN from the coding sequence ATGAAACAAAAACAGCTAACTTATCATGAAGTCCTTCAACCTTATCGTAAAGCAGCATTTTATGCTCGATACTCAACAGATAAACAGGACTTCATTATGCAAAAAAACGCTGTTAAGAATTTTCTGGCTGAATATGGTTGTGTTTTTCTTGATGATCACCAGTACATAGATGAGGGTATATCAGCTATTAAGATTCCACTGGAAAAAAGAACGAGATTACAAAAAATGAAAAATGCAGCAAAGAATGGAGAATTTGATTTTATAGTTATCTATAAGGACGATCGAATAGCACGGGACACACTTGAACATCAACAGTTCAGAAAAGAAATGAATGAAATAAATATGCCAGTTGTTAGTGCATCAGACAGGGAATTATATACATCATTGGATGTGATTCCTCGTGCTGTAAAAGATGGGATGACACGAATGGAATATGTAAACATTCGAGAGCGTACCTCTGATACATTAAGAAGCAAAAAAGAAAGAGGAGAGTGGACAGGTGGAAAAGCTCCTTTTGGGTATAAATATGATATTAATACAAAAAGTTTTTCTTTAATTGAAGAGGAAAAACAAATTGTAATTAAAATCTTTGAATGGTTTAAATTAGGATATGGTTTTAATGAAATTGTTGTAAAAATTAAGAATGAATGGAATGATGGAATTAAAAAATGGAGTAAAGATAAAGTGAAAATGATTTTAACAAATCCATTTTATGCAGGATACATTACAGCGAATCGTTTGGAAAACAATAAATTGACTGATCGGAATCAATGGAAATTTGCTAGGAATTCGACGATTATACCCATAATCTCATTTGAAGAATGGGAATATGTAATGCAAATATATGAAAAGAAGAAAAGCAAAGGTCATAATCCTAAACGTTTTAATACACCCTTTTATTTGAAAGATATCTTGAGGTGTCAGTACTGTCATAGTATCTTAAAGACCAAGAATCAAAAGAAGACAGTATATACTACTGTAGGGGATAAAAAGGATTATGGGAACGTATTTTACTTTTGTGACTCTGAAAAATGTTTATTTAGTTTAGAGGCAGATAAAATCCACAAATTTTTTGAAGAGGAAATACTTCCTAGTTTATTGGCATCCAGTAAAGATAAAGCTGAGAGTAAGGCAAAACAAGAATTAAGTATTGATCGTAAAAATTTAGTAGATACAATAGTTCATTTAAAAGAACATGCACGAGAACATAGTGTTTTAATAAGTGAAATGGAAATATTTCAGAAAGAAATGTTTTATAAGGATATGGATGATAATGAAGAAAATGCGTTATTTCTGGAATCTCTGACACATTATCAATTATTTAAGCAGAAAGAAAAAGATCAAATACTTAATCAAATTACGAACTTAGAAAAAAAACTTATGCAGTTAGAAAAAGCAATTAAATATACTGAGAAAGCTCTTTTAGTGACTCCATTGTTGGATGTAGGTGATCAAGTTCAGATTCGAAGATTGATTTTAGAATTAGATCCAGTTCTATATGTAGATTTAGATGGAAAGCTGCATTTAGAGGTAAATCAATTAAATAATTGA
- a CDS encoding helix-turn-helix domain-containing protein produces MLLDLGEKMRELRLQKGYGLNEFAKILNISPSYLSQLETGKTENISFSLLQRFQEELALLPLNLDENSRMRRLFQQMDLLKEVDEESYEFVLFSLESNIKWFIEKKVR; encoded by the coding sequence ATGTTACTAGACCTAGGTGAAAAAATGCGGGAATTGCGGCTTCAAAAAGGGTATGGATTAAATGAATTTGCTAAAATACTAAATATTTCACCGAGTTACTTAAGTCAATTAGAAACAGGTAAAACTGAGAATATTTCCTTTTCTCTACTTCAAAGATTTCAAGAAGAACTTGCTTTATTACCATTAAATTTAGATGAAAACTCAAGAATGAGACGTTTATTTCAACAAATGGACTTACTAAAAGAAGTGGATGAAGAATCATATGAGTTTGTTCTTTTTAGTCTAGAATCGAATATAAAATGGTTTATTGAAAAGAAAGTTAGATAA
- a CDS encoding DUF2538 family protein: protein MFFISPEHEKNYEFLLNYFKNEHKDYLKACYVAAIPKIFKRIDFTNRLHGPFEWYFKKENSKLVYSLKDGEGTNYLVDLGLHFWSGDNPFHLNNAAYAWRNNEDYFKVLQQICVM from the coding sequence ATGTTTTTTATTAGCCCAGAACATGAGAAGAATTATGAATTCCTCTTGAATTATTTTAAGAATGAACATAAAGACTATTTAAAGGCTTGCTATGTTGCAGCTATTCCTAAAATTTTTAAACGAATTGATTTTACCAATCGATTACATGGACCGTTTGAATGGTATTTTAAGAAAGAAAATTCCAAATTAGTTTATTCTTTAAAAGATGGAGAAGGTACAAATTATTTAGTTGACTTAGGACTTCATTTTTGGTCAGGGGACAATCCTTTTCATTTAAATAATGCTGCATATGCATGGAGAAATAATGAGGATTATTTTAAGGTACTTCAACAAATTTGTGTTATGTAG
- a CDS encoding murein hydrolase activator EnvC family protein has product MKLKNNRIALVVLASSISLASLPASAFAQNSSNAEVNRIQEKKATVHKQTQEAKNEIAKLENQQRALLNSLDTLEATIKEAKNKTVKKEDEINQGKKNIERLEKELNELKIRMDQRQEILNERMRSLQKSGGNVTYLDVILGSASFNDLIQRISAVGTFMKADKEIINEQQNDLNSVKEKKNKLGETQTVLEKDKVKLVTLSNTLIKQENEMKKLLNEMKDQVHEKEQNVLNLEEQEELLTQQEKAMKAARSGTRKTFSNVANSSGLPTVSSGNFTRPADGFLSSGFGYRKFDNEMHWGLDIVKKGNVPIVSTADGVVIRAYQSSSYGNVVYITHNIDGKTFTSVYAHMTKFIVSTGQTVTKGQQIGIMGNTGQSFGQHLHFELHAGQWNQAKSNAVDPAKYINM; this is encoded by the coding sequence ATGAAACTAAAGAATAATCGAATCGCACTAGTGGTACTTGCAAGCAGTATATCGTTAGCATCACTTCCAGCAAGTGCATTTGCACAAAACAGTTCTAATGCTGAGGTTAATAGAATTCAAGAAAAAAAAGCAACTGTTCATAAGCAAACCCAAGAAGCGAAAAATGAGATTGCCAAATTAGAAAATCAGCAAAGAGCGCTATTAAACTCATTAGATACACTTGAGGCTACAATTAAAGAAGCGAAAAATAAGACTGTAAAAAAAGAAGATGAAATTAATCAGGGTAAAAAGAATATAGAACGATTAGAAAAGGAATTAAATGAGTTGAAAATCCGAATGGATCAACGACAAGAAATATTAAATGAGAGAATGAGATCGCTACAAAAATCAGGTGGAAATGTTACTTATTTAGATGTCATTCTTGGTTCAGCAAGTTTTAATGATTTGATTCAACGAATATCTGCTGTTGGCACATTTATGAAAGCAGATAAAGAAATTATTAATGAACAACAAAATGATTTAAATTCGGTTAAGGAAAAAAAGAATAAACTAGGCGAAACACAAACAGTATTAGAAAAAGATAAAGTGAAATTAGTTACTTTAAGTAATACACTTATAAAACAAGAAAATGAAATGAAGAAATTACTTAATGAAATGAAAGACCAAGTACACGAAAAAGAGCAAAATGTATTAAATTTAGAAGAACAAGAAGAACTGTTAACTCAACAGGAAAAAGCAATGAAAGCAGCAAGAAGTGGCACTAGGAAGACTTTCTCTAATGTTGCTAATTCAAGTGGATTACCAACAGTTTCAAGTGGAAATTTCACAAGACCAGCTGATGGTTTTTTATCTTCAGGTTTTGGATATCGTAAATTTGATAATGAAATGCACTGGGGATTGGATATTGTTAAAAAGGGAAATGTTCCGATTGTATCAACCGCAGACGGAGTAGTAATTCGTGCTTATCAATCTTCTAGTTATGGAAATGTAGTTTATATAACGCATAATATAGATGGTAAAACATTTACTTCTGTTTATGCTCATATGACAAAGTTTATCGTTTCGACAGGACAAACAGTAACGAAAGGTCAACAAATTGGAATTATGGGTAATACAGGTCAATCATTTGGTCAACATTTACACTTTGAACTACATGCAGGACAATGGAACCAAGCAAAATCAAATGCCGTTGACCCAGCGAAGTATATTAATATGTAA
- a CDS encoding sensor histidine kinase, producing MYKLKSVSTKLGVSFLLLTLLIETLIFSTLYLTLVNTRVNEEIHSLMARGNSHRDVLEKDFTSATIMHVAQMESYAETKVVIQSVDGTILGKSNSLDTLMKEHLDINKSHIKVNGTVIHSDWKKANYISTVSPIIINKDLKGYVYMFLKTKSIQDLVTRLKIIFSLAAIITFFITIITILFLSKRVTRPLISMKDETEKIARGNLSVSFKIESNDEISDLAKSIQKLATELDEMKNERNEFLASVAHELRTPLTFIRGYADIASREKISLEERTNYLSIIKEETDRMTALVQDLLFLAQTETHNFALTKSYKSICSLIHTVEEKVSGILNEKQIELHVICESDVSTYVDEHRMIQVFQNLLLNSANYAFPQSTIYLTSEVKNDFITISIQDHSLGIPKEDIPHIFKKFYRVDKSRTRLSGGTGLGLAIVKEIIDLHDGNITVESTVNVGTIFTILLPIESKIETHNLHI from the coding sequence ATGTATAAATTAAAATCAGTTTCAACAAAATTAGGAGTTTCTTTTTTACTACTTACACTATTGATTGAAACGTTAATCTTTTCAACTCTATATCTCACATTAGTAAATACACGTGTTAATGAAGAAATTCATTCACTCATGGCACGTGGAAATAGTCATCGAGATGTATTAGAAAAAGATTTCACGTCAGCTACTATAATGCACGTTGCTCAAATGGAATCGTATGCAGAAACGAAGGTAGTTATTCAATCAGTAGATGGAACGATATTAGGTAAATCGAATTCACTCGATACCTTAATGAAAGAACATTTAGACATAAATAAATCTCATATTAAAGTCAATGGTACCGTAATACATTCTGATTGGAAAAAAGCTAATTACATTTCGACGGTCAGCCCGATTATCATTAACAAAGATCTAAAAGGCTATGTATATATGTTCTTAAAGACAAAATCAATTCAGGATCTTGTTACTCGACTAAAAATCATTTTTAGTTTAGCAGCTATCATTACATTTTTCATCACAATTATTACAATCTTATTTTTATCAAAACGAGTAACTCGACCACTAATTTCAATGAAAGATGAAACGGAGAAAATTGCTAGAGGAAATTTATCGGTTTCTTTTAAAATTGAATCAAATGATGAAATAAGTGATTTAGCAAAATCGATACAAAAATTAGCTACGGAACTTGATGAAATGAAGAATGAAAGAAATGAATTCTTGGCTTCGGTTGCTCATGAATTGAGAACACCGTTAACTTTTATACGAGGTTATGCTGATATTGCTTCAAGAGAAAAGATTAGTTTAGAAGAACGTACGAATTACTTATCCATTATTAAAGAAGAAACAGATCGGATGACAGCTCTTGTTCAAGATTTACTATTTCTTGCTCAAACAGAAACCCATAACTTCGCTTTGACAAAGTCGTACAAAAGTATCTGTTCTTTAATACACACTGTCGAAGAAAAAGTTTCAGGAATCTTAAACGAAAAACAAATCGAGTTACACGTAATTTGTGAATCGGACGTTTCTACTTATGTAGACGAACACCGTATGATCCAAGTATTTCAAAACTTATTGTTGAACTCAGCAAACTATGCTTTTCCACAATCGACAATCTATTTAACTTCTGAGGTGAAGAATGATTTTATAACGATTTCAATTCAAGATCATAGTTTAGGAATACCGAAAGAAGACATACCACACATATTTAAAAAATTTTACCGTGTCGACAAATCTCGTACTAGGCTATCAGGTGGGACTGGATTAGGTTTAGCAATTGTTAAGGAAATTATTGATTTACATGATGGCAATATCACTGTTGAAAGTACTGTAAATGTTGGTACAATTTTCACCATTTTATTACCCATTGAAAGTAAAATAGAAACTCATAATCTGCATATTTAA
- a CDS encoding response regulator transcription factor — translation MISILLVDDEPRMLDLLSLYLTPHNYRCIKASSGNEAIKILLDMDIDLVILDVMMPEMDGWQTCKQIREFSNLPIIMVTARDQKNDVVKGLQMGADDYISKPFHEEELIERIKAILRRVIPIDKIAFNGLTWDEHTHLVTFEQQSLVLTPIEFSLLGLFLKNANQVFSREHLIEKVWGFSAVTEGRTVDSHIRNLRDKLRLAHFPVDDHLKSVYGVGYKWLSII, via the coding sequence ATGATTTCTATTTTACTTGTAGACGATGAACCAAGAATGTTAGATTTACTATCTTTATATTTAACTCCACATAACTATCGTTGCATAAAGGCTTCGTCAGGTAATGAGGCAATCAAAATACTACTAGACATGGATATCGATTTAGTAATACTAGATGTGATGATGCCAGAAATGGACGGATGGCAAACCTGTAAACAAATACGAGAATTTAGTAACTTACCAATTATTATGGTTACAGCAAGAGATCAAAAAAATGATGTGGTAAAGGGATTACAAATGGGAGCAGATGATTACATTTCAAAACCATTTCATGAAGAAGAACTTATTGAGCGAATCAAAGCTATCTTACGTAGAGTGATTCCAATCGATAAAATAGCTTTTAATGGATTAACATGGGATGAACATACACATCTCGTTACATTTGAACAACAGTCTCTTGTATTGACTCCAATTGAATTCTCTTTATTAGGTTTATTTTTGAAAAATGCTAATCAAGTATTTAGTCGTGAACATTTAATTGAAAAAGTTTGGGGTTTTTCTGCTGTCACAGAAGGAAGAACCGTAGATTCACACATTCGCAATTTAAGGGACAAATTGAGATTAGCACATTTTCCAGTTGATGATCATCTTAAATCTGTTTATGGTGTTGGTTATAAATGGCTATCTATTATTTAG
- a CDS encoding multicopper oxidase family protein, translating to MKKSLVVSILTVSTLILSACSGNGMGGHNMSNMNNDQQTNTEKINLNKLKEGKPLEVLKGPEVTLVAKEAKQTLKNGVVVPVWTFNGAAPGPEIRVKKGEKVKITLKNELPAPVSIHWHGYPVPNSMDGIPGVTQDAIAPGKSFTYEFVANEVGTYWYHSHQDSVNQLDRGLYGAFIVEDDVKYDKDYTLMLDEWVSDEKKIAEQISEMKNVSSKKENDSKMNMNHMNMGEHSSGGMMDHNMNEYDVYTINGRSGEKIKPLKVKRGDRVRIRLVNAGYLTHNLHLHGHNFKVIATDGQKIQQPKEIKDELLAIAPGERYDVEFIADKQGKWLIEEHGDNKASKEMKEFIQYEDKTSSNDHSNASKKLPIFNLSNYGLFEKTPFTLNTKYDIEYTMNLGTEMKDNNMEYTINGKTFPNVPPLNVKRNDLIKATMKNTSMMDDHPMHLHGHFFQVLSKNGKVFIGAPIIKDTLNLKPGEEYVVAFKANNPGNWMFHCHDLHHAAAGMVSEIKYKDYKSTYQPDPNAGNMPE from the coding sequence ATGAAAAAATCATTAGTAGTCAGTATTCTAACTGTTAGTACACTTATTTTAAGTGCTTGTTCTGGAAATGGTATGGGCGGGCATAATATGTCCAATATGAATAACGATCAACAAACTAATACAGAAAAAATTAATCTTAATAAATTAAAAGAAGGAAAACCACTTGAGGTTTTAAAAGGACCTGAAGTAACTTTAGTTGCAAAAGAAGCAAAACAAACATTAAAAAATGGTGTAGTTGTACCTGTTTGGACGTTTAATGGGGCAGCACCTGGTCCAGAAATCAGAGTAAAGAAAGGTGAGAAGGTAAAGATTACTCTGAAGAATGAGCTACCTGCTCCCGTATCAATTCATTGGCATGGATATCCTGTACCAAATTCAATGGATGGAATTCCAGGAGTAACCCAAGACGCGATAGCTCCTGGTAAATCATTTACTTATGAGTTTGTAGCAAATGAGGTAGGAACTTATTGGTATCATTCACACCAAGACTCTGTAAATCAATTAGACCGTGGATTGTACGGAGCATTTATAGTAGAAGATGATGTGAAATATGATAAAGACTATACTTTGATGTTAGATGAATGGGTTAGTGATGAAAAAAAAATCGCTGAACAAATTTCGGAAATGAAAAATGTTTCAAGTAAAAAAGAAAATGATTCAAAAATGAATATGAATCATATGAATATGGGTGAGCATTCATCTGGTGGGATGATGGATCATAACATGAATGAATATGATGTCTATACAATCAACGGTAGAAGTGGTGAAAAGATCAAACCTTTGAAAGTCAAAAGAGGAGATCGGGTTCGAATTCGGTTAGTTAACGCTGGATATCTTACCCATAATCTTCATCTACATGGACATAATTTTAAAGTAATAGCAACAGATGGACAAAAAATTCAACAACCAAAAGAAATCAAAGACGAGTTGCTTGCGATTGCACCTGGTGAACGTTATGATGTTGAATTCATTGCGGATAAACAAGGGAAATGGTTGATTGAAGAACATGGTGACAATAAAGCATCAAAAGAAATGAAAGAATTTATTCAATATGAGGATAAGACATCCTCAAATGATCATTCAAATGCATCCAAAAAACTACCAATTTTTAATTTATCAAATTATGGTCTATTTGAAAAAACACCTTTTACATTAAATACAAAATATGATATTGAATATACGATGAACCTTGGTACTGAAATGAAAGATAATAATATGGAGTACACAATAAACGGTAAAACGTTCCCGAATGTCCCACCATTAAATGTAAAAAGGAATGATTTAATAAAAGCAACAATGAAAAATACATCAATGATGGATGATCATCCAATGCATTTACATGGTCACTTTTTCCAAGTTTTAAGTAAAAATGGAAAAGTGTTTATTGGAGCTCCAATTATAAAAGATACGTTAAATTTAAAACCTGGAGAAGAATATGTTGTTGCGTTTAAAGCGAATAATCCAGGGAATTGGATGTTCCATTGTCATGATTTACATCATGCAGCAGCAGGTATGGTTTCAGAAATAAAATACAAAGATTACAAATCTACTTATCAACCTGATCCAAACGCTGGAAACATGCCAGAATAA